From Spartinivicinus ruber, the proteins below share one genomic window:
- a CDS encoding DsbC family protein, with translation MTPFRKLALGATIALAASSAIADSPEQAIKAKLSQLGGKVTIDRITETPVKGVYEVQFSGGQLVYSSADGGYLFRGDMLKVDGNKWTNLTEQARSKALAKLIDAVPREKMVVFSPKGETKSHITVFTDVDCGYCRKLHTEVPELNEMGIEVRYVAFPRGGKQSPAYAVMENVWCAKDPKAAMTKAKKGQKVAKNKCDNPVEEQYKLGLQVGVSGTPALVLADGRLIPGYQPAENLAKLLGVKK, from the coding sequence ATGACTCCCTTTCGTAAATTAGCCCTTGGAGCAACTATTGCTTTAGCGGCAAGCTCAGCGATAGCTGATTCTCCTGAACAGGCTATTAAAGCAAAGCTAAGCCAGTTGGGCGGCAAAGTGACAATAGACCGGATTACTGAAACGCCAGTGAAAGGGGTCTACGAAGTGCAATTTTCCGGTGGCCAGCTAGTTTACTCCAGTGCTGATGGTGGCTATCTATTTCGTGGTGATATGTTGAAAGTCGATGGTAATAAGTGGACAAACTTAACAGAGCAGGCGCGTAGCAAAGCACTAGCCAAGCTAATTGATGCTGTGCCAAGAGAGAAAATGGTGGTTTTCTCTCCAAAGGGCGAAACTAAATCTCACATCACAGTATTCACCGATGTTGACTGTGGCTACTGCCGTAAACTGCATACTGAAGTGCCAGAATTGAATGAAATGGGGATAGAGGTCCGCTATGTCGCATTTCCTCGCGGAGGTAAGCAGTCACCTGCCTATGCCGTAATGGAAAATGTATGGTGTGCTAAGGACCCCAAAGCGGCAATGACCAAAGCGAAAAAAGGTCAAAAAGTGGCGAAAAACAAGTGTGATAACCCAGTAGAAGAGCAATATAAGCTGGGCTTACAAGTGGGTGTTAGTGGTACGCCTGCTTTGGTATTGGCTGATGGCCGCTTAATTCCAGGATATCAACCAGCAGAGAACCTGGCTAAGTTACTAGGTGTGAAAAAATAG
- a CDS encoding homoserine dehydrogenase: MKPVKVGICGLGTVGSGTFNVLQRNAEEIARRLGRELVIEQVGARRDNPACDLSKTNITRDIFEVAKNPAIDIVVELIGGYDTAKELVLTAIQHGKHVVTANKALIAEYGNEIFAAAAEKGVIVAYEAAVAGGIPVIKAIREGLAANRINTIAGIINGTGNFILTAMAKEKREFADVLAEAQALGYAEADPTFDVEGVDAAHKLTILASIAFGVPLQFKSAYTEGISQITPEDLAHARELGYQIKHLGIARRKPDGIELRVHPTLIPDTKLIAKVDGVMNAVMVDADAVGPTMYYGPGAGAEPTASAVVADIIDVARSIDSVSSVVAPLAFHPEAIDDTKILSIDDVESAYYLRMKAVDHPGVMANITRILSDLNINIEAINQKEVPEGEQFADIFMLTRKVREKDMNAAITAIQALADVSGEVVTIRMDHLDH; the protein is encoded by the coding sequence TTGAAGCCCGTAAAAGTAGGAATATGTGGGTTAGGTACCGTCGGCAGCGGTACATTTAATGTGTTACAACGTAATGCTGAAGAAATTGCTCGTCGTCTTGGTCGAGAACTGGTTATTGAGCAAGTGGGTGCAAGAAGAGATAACCCCGCTTGTGATCTTTCTAAAACCAATATTACCCGAGATATTTTTGAGGTTGCCAAGAACCCAGCCATTGATATTGTTGTGGAGTTGATTGGTGGTTATGACACTGCAAAAGAGTTGGTGTTAACGGCTATTCAGCATGGGAAGCATGTTGTAACAGCCAATAAAGCACTGATTGCTGAATATGGTAATGAAATCTTTGCCGCCGCCGCGGAAAAAGGTGTTATTGTTGCCTATGAGGCAGCAGTAGCGGGTGGTATTCCTGTGATTAAAGCCATTCGTGAAGGGCTGGCTGCCAACAGAATTAATACTATCGCAGGTATAATCAACGGTACTGGCAACTTTATTCTTACTGCAATGGCGAAAGAAAAACGCGAGTTTGCAGATGTTTTGGCTGAGGCACAGGCATTAGGTTATGCAGAGGCTGACCCTACTTTTGACGTCGAAGGAGTTGATGCTGCCCACAAGCTGACGATTTTGGCCTCTATTGCTTTTGGTGTTCCACTACAGTTTAAGTCTGCCTATACAGAAGGCATTAGCCAGATAACCCCAGAAGATCTTGCTCATGCCAGAGAGCTTGGCTATCAGATTAAGCATTTAGGGATTGCTCGACGTAAACCTGATGGTATTGAGCTTAGAGTTCACCCAACCTTGATTCCTGATACTAAATTAATTGCTAAAGTTGATGGTGTGATGAATGCGGTGATGGTGGATGCTGATGCGGTAGGACCAACTATGTACTACGGCCCTGGTGCTGGTGCAGAGCCAACAGCTTCTGCGGTAGTGGCTGATATTATTGATGTGGCTCGCTCCATTGATTCAGTTTCTTCCGTAGTAGCCCCTTTAGCTTTTCACCCAGAAGCAATTGATGACACGAAAATTCTCAGTATTGATGACGTTGAGTCTGCCTATTATTTAAGAATGAAGGCTGTGGACCACCCAGGTGTGATGGCAAACATTACCCGTATTCTCAGCGACTTAAATATTAATATTGAGGCGATTAACCAAAAAGAAGTGCCTGAAGGTGAGCAGTTTGCTGATATTTTTATGCTAACTAGAAAAGTGCGGGAAAAAGATATGAATGCAGCAATTACAGCTATTCAAGCACTAGCCGATGTGTCGGGTGAGGTCGTTACTATTCGAATGGATCACCTAGACCACTAA
- the xerD gene encoding site-specific tyrosine recombinase XerD yields the protein MVGMTTVSVQTEQLINQFLDHLWLENGTSQNTLTAYRSDLSGLAKWLAPKQLQIASTDQLQSYLQYRLQSGYNKRSQARCLSVLRRFFRYLLLQQLRQDDPTQHIAMPKLARYLPKSLSEQQVEALLDAPDIATLVGQRDKAMLELLYSSGLRVSELVSLTVHQLNLNRGALRIVGKGNKERLVPVGEEAQSWLESYLANARSYLVGNANSDVLFPSTRGTAMTRQTFWHRVKKYAVIAGVAGNVSPHTLRHAFATHLVNHGANLRAVQMMLGHSDLSTTQIYTYVAQHRLQQLYKEHHPRA from the coding sequence ATGGTAGGAATGACAACAGTATCAGTACAAACAGAACAATTGATTAATCAGTTTCTTGATCATTTGTGGCTGGAAAATGGTACTAGTCAAAATACCTTGACTGCCTATCGGAGTGACTTATCTGGTTTGGCTAAATGGCTTGCCCCTAAGCAGTTACAAATAGCATCGACGGATCAGCTTCAAAGTTATCTTCAATATCGATTGCAGTCAGGTTATAACAAACGTTCTCAAGCCCGTTGCTTATCAGTTCTGCGTCGTTTTTTTCGTTACTTGTTATTACAGCAGTTGCGTCAGGATGATCCCACCCAACATATAGCAATGCCTAAATTAGCCCGTTATTTACCTAAATCTTTATCTGAACAGCAGGTTGAAGCCTTGTTGGATGCACCGGATATTGCCACCTTAGTCGGTCAGCGCGACAAAGCTATGCTGGAACTTTTGTATAGCAGTGGGCTACGGGTATCTGAGCTGGTGAGTCTAACCGTTCATCAATTAAATCTTAACAGAGGGGCACTAAGAATCGTTGGTAAGGGTAATAAAGAGCGGCTGGTGCCAGTGGGGGAGGAAGCACAAAGCTGGCTTGAAAGCTATTTGGCTAATGCCCGGTCTTATTTAGTTGGAAATGCTAATAGTGATGTATTGTTTCCTTCAACAAGAGGGACAGCAATGACTCGGCAAACCTTTTGGCACCGGGTGAAAAAATATGCAGTGATAGCGGGAGTTGCAGGGAATGTTTCCCCTCATACATTACGTCATGCATTTGCTACGCATTTAGTGAATCATGGCGCTAACTTAAGGGCTGTACAAATGATGTTGGGACATAGTGATTTGTCTACCACACAAATTTATACCTATGTGGCGCAGCATCGGTTGCAGCAGCTGTATAAAGAGCACCACCCAAGAGCTTAG